ACTAAAATATCTTTTTCTTTAAAAAGTTTTTCTAATTTTTTATTTTCCTCTTTATCCCTACCCACCACGAAAAGAATTTTATTCTCCCAAAAATGCCGGCCAAGAGATAAAAGTTTGACATCGTTAATATCAAAATCTGGCCAATTCTCCATCATTTTTTTCAAACGATGAGAGTATCCCGGGTCGGTTAAAAAACATCCGCCAGAGGGCGAAGCAAATTTTTTTATCCCCCACTCTTTCGCTTTAATAAGTTGTCTCTGGCGCGACCGTCCCTGCCAAGAAAAAAGTTGGCTTCTGTCTATTTTTCTTTCTCTCTCGGCTATTGTTTCTTCTAATAAATTAGCCGAAAGGGGGCGTAAAATTTTTCCTTCTAACCCTGCTTCTTTTTCTATTTTTTTAAGAGCATATTTATTTTGAGAAAACGGACGTTGCCCTAAAACTTCACCTGTAGCTAAAAAGTCGGCTTTTTCTTTTTCCATTTCTTCTTTCCCGTATTTAAACATTAAAAGACGGCAATCAAGACAA
The sequence above is drawn from the Parcubacteria group bacterium ADurb.Bin159 genome and encodes:
- a CDS encoding thiamine biosynthesis protein ThiI, whose protein sequence is MTKAIFLFSGGLDSMIAVKLLKNIGVNLKGLCFKSLFIPNEFAEKSAKDIGLSLKIIDFTEEQIKIVKKPRFGYGKNLNPCLDCRLLMFKYGKEEMEKEKADFLATGEVLGQRPFSQNKYALKKIEKEAGLEGKILRPLSANLLEETIAERERKIDRSQLFSWQGRSRQRQLIKAKEWGIKKFASPSGGCFLTDPGYSHRLKKMMENWPDFDINDVKLLSLGRHFWENKILFVVGRDKEENKKLEKLFKEKDILVWPKLSGPTILIRSPHLRVEPLNGAVDKAKSLIANYAHKIKPPFEVNVKY